A window of Methanocaldococcus vulcanius M7 genomic DNA:
GCTTTATTCTGTGAAGGAGAGGAAGTTGATTCAGTAGATATTGAAGGAGTTTTAGCAATAGCAATAATTAGGAAATAAAAAATATAATATAAATAAATATAACGAAAAAAAATGGGAAAATATATCAAAGACAAAAAACATTAAAATAAAATAATTTTTTACTTTCTTTTTTATTTTTTATTCATCATAGACCTTTATTCCCCATTTTGTTCTTATCTCTTTAAATTTCTCTTTTAATTTTTTGGTTATTTCTCCAACTTGTTTATTATTTATCACTCTACCATCTATTTCAAAGACAGGCACTATCTCAGCAGCTGTTCCTGTTATAAAGAGCTCATCAGCAGTGTATAAGTCATGTAAAGTTAATGGCTCTTCAACAACCTCTATTCCTTCTTCTTTAGCTAATTTTATAACAACATCCCTTGTAATTCCTTTTAAAATACTTTGATAGACAGGAGGGGTTTTTAAAACTCCATTTTTAACTATAAATATGTTATCTCCAGTTCCTTCAACAACAAAGCCCTTATCATCCAATAAAAATGCCTCATTAACTCCTGCATAATTTGCTTGGATCTTTGCTAAAACACTGTTTAAGTAGTTGAGGGACTTAACTGCTGGATTTAAAACATCTACTGGCAATCTTCTAACTGAAACGGTTATGACTCTAATTCCCTCCTCTCCCAACAAAGGAGGCATAGGAATTGCTATACAGAAAATCGTTGGCTTTCCACACTTTCTTGGGTCTAATCCTAAATCACCGACTCCTCTTGTTATAACCAATCTTATATAAGCATCTTTTAGATTATTAACTCTCAATGTCTCTAAGACAACATCAATCATCTCCTCTTTTGTT
This region includes:
- the ilvE gene encoding branched-chain-amino-acid transaminase produces the protein MKIYLNGKFVEEEDAKISVFDHGLLYGDGIFEGIRSYDGVVFMLKEHIDRLYDSAKSLCIDIPLTKEEMIDVVLETLRVNNLKDAYIRLVITRGVGDLGLDPRKCGKPTIFCIAIPMPPLLGEEGIRVITVSVRRLPVDVLNPAVKSLNYLNSVLAKIQANYAGVNEAFLLDDKGFVVEGTGDNIFIVKNGVLKTPPVYQSILKGITRDVVIKLAKEEGIEVVEEPLTLHDLYTADELFITGTAAEIVPVFEIDGRVINNKQVGEITKKLKEKFKEIRTKWGIKVYDE